Proteins encoded within one genomic window of Cyprinus carpio isolate SPL01 chromosome B22, ASM1834038v1, whole genome shotgun sequence:
- the LOC109046559 gene encoding CCR4-NOT transcription complex subunit 9: MLATGTTVTTAGLTQVDREKIYQWINELSSPETRENALLELSKKRESVTDLAPMLWHSCGTIAALLQEIVNIYPSINPPTLTAHQSNRVCNALALLQCVASHVETRSAFLAAHIPLFLYPFLHTVSKTRPFEYLRLTSLGVIGALVKTDEQEVINFLLTTEIIPLCLRIMESGSELSKTVATFILQKILLDDTGLAYICQTYERFSHVAMILGKMVLQLSKEPSARLLKHVVRCYLRLSDNSRAREALRQCLPDQLKDTTFAQVLKDDSTTKRWLAQLVKNLQEGQVTDPRGIPLPPQ; this comes from the exons ATGCTGGCTACAGGAACG ACTGTAACCACGGCGGGTCTGACGCAGGTGGACCGCGAGAAGATCTATCAATGGATCAACGAGCTCTCCAGCCCCGAAACGCGAGAGAACGCCCTGCTGGAGCTCAGCAAGAAGAGGGAGTCTGTGACCGATCTGGCCCCAATGCTCTGGCACTCCTGCGGAACGATAGCGGCTCTCCTGCAG gaGATTGTGAACATCTACCCATCCATAAACCCCCCTACACTGACAGCACATCAGTCTAATCGAGTGTGTAACGCTTTAGCGCTGCTGCAGTGTGTGGCCTCCCACGTAGAGACACG CTCTGCTTTCCTGGCGGCTCACATCCCTCTGTTTCTGTATCCCTTCCTGCACACGGTCAGTAAAACTCGACCCTTTGAATACCTGCGGCTCACAAGTCTGGGCGTTATCG GCGCACTAGTGAAAACAGATGAGCAGGAGGTGATCAACTTCCTGTTGACCACAGAAATCATTCCTCTCTGTCTGCGCATCATGGAGTCCGGCAGCGAGCTCTCCAAAACG GTGGCCACATTTATACTGCAGAAGATCCTCCTGGATGACACGGGTCTAGCGTATATCTGCCAGACCTACGAACGCTTTTCACATGTTGCAATGATACTG GGGAAGATGGTTCTTCAGTTGTCAAAGGAGCCCTCGGCTCGCCTGCTGAAGCATGTCGTGCGCTGTTATTTACGACTTTCtgacaactccag GGCGAGAGAAGCTCTGCGTCAGTGCCTGCCTGACCAGCTGAAGGACACCACGTTTGCCCAAGTGCTAAAGGACGACTCCACCACCAAACGCTGGCTCGCTCAGCTCGTCAAAAACCTACAGGAAGGGCAGGTCACGGACCCCCGGGGCATCCCCTTACCTCCTCAGTAA